In Phycisphaerae bacterium RAS1, the genomic window AAGAAAACTACCCCGATCCGGCGTCGGCGTTCGAACTGCCGAACAATCCCTGGTCGTTTGCGAAGCTGCTCAGCTCCAGTCCGAATATCGTCCAGGACGATGTGTATTTCGGGATTCCGGTTCGGTTCGACCTGCCGGACGCCACGGTCGGCTTCGTGATTGCCGTCCGCGTCGGAACCAAGGACCAGCCCTTCCCCGGGCCGATCGACCCGAGGCCGTTGACAGCCCCGACTGAAAAGCCGAAACTCAAACCGGACCTCGCGAAACTCTACTTCGGCGATCGATAGTCCGGGTCCGAAAGGCAGACGCCGCCCGCACCGTTTGCGGACGGCGCCGCACGCGGCGCGCCACGAGACACGTCTATGGGCCTGGTCGGACAGTTCCTCGGCAAGCTCTTCGCCGGCCCGTCGCGCAACGACTCGCCGTTGCGGGCCTACGGCAAGTTGCCGCTCTATGCCGAGTATCGCCGGTTGGAGGTCGCCCCCGGCACGCCCACGGCTTTCTCGCGCTGGCTGGACGAAGGCCGCCTGGCGTGGGTGAAGTCGTCTACCGATCAGCACCACGGCACCACCAAGGCCACGCGCATCGTGGTTCGCCTGCCCGACGCGAAAGAGCTGGTCGTCGCCGCCTTGTGGGACAGCCGCGACAGCCTCGGCCGCATCTTCCCCATCACGTTCTTCGTCGTCTGCCCGCCCGAAGCGCTGGGCGATGACTATCTGCAGCGTTGGGCGTCCATTCAGTACGTTCAGGAGTCGTTCGATCACTGCTACGGCGAACTGTCTCGCCTGGGGCAGGGCGGCGATTTCTACAAGCTCTACGAAAAACGCACCATCCCGCTCAAGCCCGACGACCTGGCGGCGCGCGTCGACAAGCTGCTCGAGCAGAGCCGCCAGATCGCCGCTGAAGACTGGCTGGCCGCATTCGACTATCGCGAAGCCGAGGCCTCCATCTGGGCCAGTTCGCTCGTCCGCCGCGCCGAGCGCTGGCTGACGCAGCCCGCCACGCCCGCGAGCCTCGCCGTCAGTTGCCCGCTGGCGCCGGGTTTCCCCTACGACGCTCAGGCCGTGATGTGGCTCGGCTGGCTCGACAACCTGGGCAAGGCCAACGGCCGCGTCCCCTGGGTCATATGGCCATCGGGCTCGTCGCTGGCGCCCGCGGCGATGCACATCGGCCTGCGCGACCCGATGCCGGATGATTTCCAGCTCTTCACGACGGACGCCTCCAAGTACGGATTCGTCGAGAACCTCGGCCGATCGCCGATATCGCCGGAGTCGCTGGGTTCGGGCAGCGCCGGGCCGCCGACGGGGCCGCTGGCGGACTGGCTGGCGAGATATCCGCTCAAGCCGGCGTCCTGACGGAAGTCCGAAGTCAGAAGTTCGAAGTCAGAAGCGAATGCCGGCCATGCGCGGGCGGAGGGGCAACAATGGCGTTTTCTCCGCGTCCTTCGCGCCTCCGCGAGAAGCAGGACAGCCCGGCCGGTCGATAGGAGCCGGCGACGATCGAATTGGACCCGACGAGCGTGCCTTATGTCTCGACTCGATCTGTATGACAACGCGCTCCCCGAAGAGAGCCGCGTCGCCCCGTCCGGCCGCCCGTTCATCGGGATTCTCTTCGATTGCTGCGGCGTCTATGGCCGAATCTACCGCGATCCGGATGCCGACCGTTACGACGGTCGTTGCCCGCGCTGCCTGCGGCGATTGACCGTGCGCGTGGGGCACGACGGCGTCCAGCAGCGCATTTTCCGCGCCCAATGATGCTGGCGCGACTTGGTCCGGCGGGGGTCTGCAAGTTGAGCGATACGGCATGCCCGACGACCTTTTCATCTGGGCCAATCGTGGCGAAGCCGTGCTGTGGTGGCTCATCGCGCTGGGGCTGGCCGTCGCCGGCTCGACGAGGTCGCCGATTCGCGCTCGCGCGTGGCTGGCCGCGGGCGTCTTTGCGGCGTTCGGCGCCTCGGACATCGTGGAGACGCACACCGGCGCGTGGTGGCGGCCGTGGTGGCTGTTGGTCTGGAAGGGAGGCTGCGTCGCGGCAATGGCGGGGCTGCTGTGGGATCATCTTCGCCGTCGGACTCGGCGGTCCGACGCAGCACCGGGGCCGCCTACGCGATGAACGTCTTCTTCTTCCGCCCGCTCAGGTAGCTCTCCATCACACACTGGCTCAGGTCGCCGCTGGCGCAGTGAAACGTCACGCCGCGCGTCAGCTTGCCGAGCTGATCGACGAAGCCCAGCCAGTCCATGTCCCAGTAGTCGTCGGTCAGCGCGAACGTGCAGATGCGCACTCCCGTCCGCGCCACGTGCAGCGCCTCTTTCAGCGTCGCGATGTGGCTGCTTTCGTGCGGCGGGTAGAGGAGGTAGACGTATTCGCCCGCCACGTGCGCGGTCGGCTGGCCGTCGGTGATAATGAAGATCATCTTGTTGTCGCCGCCACGGCGGCCCAGGATGCGGCGGGCTTTCATCAATCCCAGGTGCAGGTTGGTAAAATGCTGCGGGGCCTGGTCGAGCTTGCCCAGCGGCAGGCGCAGCTTGATCACGGGGTCGTACATGCTGACCGGCTTGGGCATGAGCAGCGGCAGGCGCTCCTCGGCGACCTGCTCCGCGCCGGAGAAAAAGCCGACCAGGTCGACCGTGTCGAGCGGGAAGCGCTGGCGGATCAGCGCCGAGAGCGCCATGGCGCATTTCTTGGCTTGAAAAAAGCGGTTGAAGCGGGCCATGGAGCCGGACTGATCGATGAGGATGACGGTCGAGCAGCTTGCGCGCGACTCGCTGTGGTGCAGTTCCAGATCGTCGTCGTGCAGGCGGAGCGGAAGCAGGTTCCCCGCGGGGCGCCCGTCGCGGTCGCCTGTTTCCAGCGGCGGGTTCCCTCGCGCCGGTTCCCCGCTGGCCGCCTGGCGCGCCATGACGTTCCGTAGCGTTGCGGCCAGGTCGATCTCGCTGACCGGGTCGCCGAACTGGTATGGCCGCGTGCCCTCGACGCGCTCGCCCCGCCCGCCGACCTCCGGCGTCGCGTGCCCGTCGCGCGTGCCCTTCTTCAGAGCGGCGAAGATTTCCATCAGGGCCTTGCGCTGCATGGCGTTCACCGCCCGCGGCGTAAGCCGATAGCGCCCCTTGATCTTTTCGAGCAATCCCTGGTCGAGCATCTGCTGCAGGAGCTGGGACTGCTCAGGATCGGTCTCGAGCTGCCGGAGTGCGTTCAGCGCCTCGTCGCCGTACGCCAGCACGAAGTCCATGAAATCGGACGACAGCCCGAGGTCGTTCTGGAACGGGAAGTTCCTGCCGTTGAACTCGAAGTACCGGTTCCGCATGCTGCACGGATTGTAGCGCGCCGAGCGCGAGGGCGAGCGGTTTGCAAGCCTCCGCTCCCTCACGGTCGCGGCTCGGAAAGAGCGGGCGGAAATGCCCGCACCGCTTTTCTTTCCGAACCCGCCGCGCCAAGCGGCTGGTTGAGGTGCGCACGGCGCTGGGAGTCAATAGACGACGCGCCGCAGCGAACGCGCCCGGATGTCACCCCGCCGCTTGGCGCGGCGGGTTCGGACAAGCCAGCGAGCTTGCCCGGATTTCTGGGAACACCCGTGATCGGCCACGCGCAGCGTTTGCGTTGACTCGCGCCGCACTCAGTCGTAGCATTTCTTTTGCCACGCCGCCCGCGCTGCGCGGCCTCACAACACGGGTCTGACGCCCTTCTTGGGAACACGGAGACACCGGATGGCCGGACACGAAAGCATCCTGGCGATCATGGATCGCCACCTCGATACCAGCAAGTTCCGCCAGCAGCACTGGGAGGGCACGTTCTTTCAGTACCTGGACATGGTGCTGGCCGATCCGCGCATGGCGCGCAACGCGTTTCAGCGCGTGTATGACATGATCCTGAGCTTCGGAACGAAGAAGTACTCGCACCTGAAACAGGAATACACGCACTACAAGTTCTTTGACGATCCGATCGACCACGGCAAGGACGGCATCTTCGGCCTTGATCCGGCCATCATGCGGCTGGTCGATTTCTTTAAGTCCGCCGCCCAGGGCTACGGCACGGACCGGCGCATCCTGCTGCTGCACGGCCCGGTGGGCAGCAGCAAGAGCACGATCGTGCGGCTGCTGAAGAAGGGCATCGAGCATTACTCGCAGACCGACGACGGCGCGCTCTATTCCTTCTCGTGGAAGATCACGAACGAAGACGGGCACGAGGAGGTGTTTCCCTGCCCGATGCATGAGGAGCCGCTGAAGCTAATCCCGCGGCGGGCGCGCAAGGACGTGCTGTCCAAAGTGAACGCTGAACTGCCCGAGGACAAGCAGATTCGCATCGAGGGCGATCTCGACCCCTTCTGCCGCAAGATGTTCGAAGACCTGCTGCTCAAGTACAACGGCGATTGGCGCAAGGTGCTCGAGCACATCAGCGTGCGGCGGCTGCTGCTGTCGGAAAAAGACCGCATCGGCATCGGCACGTTTCAGCCCAAGGACGAGAAGAACCAGGACAGCACGGAACTCACCGGCGATATCAACTACCGCAAGATCGCGCTCTACGGCTCCGACTCCGACCCGCGCGCGTTCAATTTCGACGGCGAGTTGAACATCGCCAACCGGGGCGTGTGCGAATTCATCGAAGTGCTCAAGCTGGACGTGGCGTTCCTGTACGACCTGCTGGGCGCGTCGCAGGAGCACACGATCAAGCCCAAGAAATTCGCCCAGACGGACATCGACGAGGTCATCATCGGCCACACCAACGAGCCGGAGTATAAGAAGCTGCAGAGCAACGAGCTGATGGAGGCCTTCCGCGACCGGACGATCAAGATCGACGTGCCCTACAACATCCGCCTGAGCGACGAAGTGAAGATCTACGACAAGGACTTCAACAAGGAGAAGGTCAAGGGCATTCATATCGCGCCGCACACGGTCGAAGTGGCCGCCATGTGGGCGGTGCTGACGCGGCTGGACGAGCCGAAGAAGGCCGGCCTGACGCTGATGCAGAAGCTCAAACTCTACGATGGCCGCAGCATCCCCGGCTTCACCGAGGATTCGATCAAGGAGCTGCGCGAGGAAGCCCCGCGCGAGGGCATGCAGGGCATCAGCCCGCGCTACATCCAGGACAAGATCTCAAACTCGCTGGTGAGCGAGCAGACGCAGACCGACAAGTGCATTAACCCGTTCATGGTGATGAACGAGCTGGAGACCGGCCTCTCGCATCACTCGCTGATCACCGACGAGGAGCTGAAAAAGAAGTACAAGGAGCTGCTCTCGGTCGTGCGCGAGGAGTACGAGGACATCCTCAAGGGCGAGGTGCAGCGGGCGATTTCGGCCGACGAAGACGCGATCACGCGGCTGGCCGCCAACTACATCGAGAGCGTGCGGGCCTACACGCAGCACGAGAAAGTGCGCAACAAGTTCACCGGCCGCGAGGAGCCGCCCGACGAGCGCCTGATGCGCAGCATCGAGGAGAAGATCGACATCCCCGACAGCCGCAAGGACGATTTCCGCCAGGAAATCATGAATTACATCGGCGCGCTGTCGCTGGACGGCAAGAAGTTCGAGTATCACACGAACGCCCGGCTGCACAAGGCGCTCGAGTTGAAGCTGTTCGAGGACAGCCGCGACACGATCAAGCTGAAGAACGTCGTTAGCGGGGTGATCGACGACGAGACGCAGGCGAAGATCGACGTGGTGAAGCAGCGGCTGATCAAGTTCTTTGGCTATAACGAGACGAGTGCGACGGATGTGCTGAATTACGTGGCGAGCATTTTTGCCCGCGGCGATACGAAGGAAGGGCGCTAAGGAAGGGTGCTGATGTCTTGTGGTATCGGCTTCCAGCCGGTCCGTTGTGTTTCGGGCTTCCAGCCCGCGAATGCGCGTTTCGCGCTTCAGAACGCGAAGCGCAAGCGAGCGCAATCCGCGGCAGGCGCTCGCTTGCGCGTCGCGTTCTGACGCACGAGCTTGGCCGAGTTGATTGCGAGGACTTTGCGGTGCGTGCGTACAGCACATACTCGAGAAACACCGAATGAACTGGCAAGACCGAATTGTGGCCGACCCCGCCGTCCTGGTCGGCAAGCCGGTCATCAAAGGCACGCGCATCTCGGTGGAGTTGGTCATCGGCCTCCTGGCGCGCGGATACTCGCGCGAGCAGGTGTTGCAGCAGTACGATCACCTGTCGTCCGAGGATATTCAGGCTTGCCTGGAATACGCGCGCGAGTTGATCGAATCCGAGCGGGTGTTTCCGGCGCCGGCGTGAGAGTGCTTCTTGCGAATCCTCGCGAACGAGAATTTCCCGGGACCAGTCATTGCGGAACTGCGGTCGCGCGGACACGACGTTGTTTCGGTTAAGGAACGGATGCCCGGCGCAGGAGATTCCGACGTACTGGCCGTCGCGCAAATCGACGGCCGGCTCATCGTCACGCTCGATAAGGACTTCGGCGAGCTTGCGTTTCGAGCCCGACTTCCCGCCGCGTGCGGCGTAGTGCTGTTTCGGCTGACTGGTGCTTCACCGGATGTCGACAACCGGCGAGCGGTCGCCGCGTTGGAATCGCGTGACGATTGGGCGGATAGGTTTTCAACGGTGACGGACGATAGGATTCGGATGAGACCGCTGCCGGCGCCATGAGGAAGCGACGCTTGTCCGCGCGACACGCATCGACGCTCATCGGGTTGACCTGCGGCCAGCCGACACCGGCCGACCGGCGCGGACGGCCCGGGGCACAAGCTCGTAGCTAACCAAACAGCGTTGGCGCGGGGGCGAGGATTCTTTCTACGCCACCGCCAAATCGGAGGGGAGCATCGGCGTCCCGCCGGTACGCCAGGCACGCAGGCACATCTCCCGCCGTCCGACCCTGACGGGGAGCATCGGCGTCTCGCCGGTGCGACAGACCGCCCGAGCGCGGCCGCGTGAGACGCGAGCTCCTGTTGGAAGAGTGTCAGAATGAACTGGCAAGATCGCATCGTCGCCAACCCCGCGGTCCTGGTGGGCAAGCCGATTATCAAGGGGACGCGCATCTCGGTGGAGCTGGTGATCGGACTTCTGGCCCGCGGATACACGGCCGAGCAGGTATTGCAGCAGTACGATCACCTGTCGTTCGAAGATATTCAGGCGTGCCTGGAATACGCGCGTGAGCTGATCGAGTCCGAGCGCGTATTTCCAGCGCCGGCGTGAGGATGTTTTTTGCGAATCGTCGCAAGAACTTTCAGTCGCGATCGTACGTGCGAGTTGTTTGTAGCAACAAGAAGCAAGAGCGGCGCACCAATCGACGATCGGTGCGCCGCATCTCGCGTTTAGGCGAAGATGGGGAACCGGAACGGTTTCCCGTCACGCCGTCGGATGAAACGTTTGGCACGGTAATGCCAAACTTTCATCACCGTCACCCAACGAATGGGTGACCGCTTTGGGTTTTTCATGATGAAAAACCTCCTTGGCGCTTGACAAAGACGGGAACCAGCCCGATACTGAGAGAGTATCTGGAAAGGGCTTGGTGCCGCCTAACCCGGTAGCGCCGATCCCGGAGTTTCAAGATTCACGCGAGCCGGCAAGCTAGCCCTTGTCCGGCTCGCGGCCTATCGGTGGATAGGCAAGTAGCTCAACTTGCCATAGGGTTCTCCGTTACGGAAACTCTGCCACGTGCTGCGAACAACCGATCGCCATCTCGCCGCTACTTCGGTTACGCGGTACTTACCGCATTTACCCAGATTCTCCGGCAACGACTTCATACAGCGCTGCCCGGCGACCGCTTGCCTCGCGGTTGAGTCTCAAGCGTCCTTGCGCGTGCAGCTTTTTAAGCACCGCTGCGACGCTTGACCGTCGCAATTCGCCGTTCCACGCGGGCCGTCGTTCTCGCACCAGTTTAAGCATTCTCCCGGCCCCGAACGGGCGATCAATCACCGACAGCACCTCAGTAATCGCGTCCCGCAGTTGGCCACGCTTGAGGCGGGGTACACCTCCCGCGCGCTGCGTGCTTTGCTTGTCCGACCGCTTCGGTTCGAGCCGTGCGACCCGGTTGATCGCCGCAACGTCGCGCGCATAGTCCGCTCTTGCCGCCTCGATCCGGGCGTCCCGCGTCGCCTTTGCCTGTGCCAGAAGCTGTTCGCGGTTCATCGGAACACACCTAAGTCTTGTATACGCGGAGGCGGACTGTACCACCGGCACAGCAATGATGCAAGCTACGAGTTGTTCGCATCATCGCCGCGACTTGTCTGCATTATAGCCGCGCTCCTGGAAACGTGCAAACCGGGCCGGAATAGGGTTCTGGCCGGTCGGCTGGTCAGAGAGTGAATCGCGGTGCGTTTGGATCGATACGACGTGGACTGCTTCGACTGGACTGTGATTCTCGCTGCTGCTGTGTCCACGAAGACGCGGTCGCCTTCCCTTCGCGCCCGGACTGGAATGCCTCGCGTGGTGAGTCGTCAGCATATAATGCGAAACGAGGGAACTCATGGTCCTCCGCGCCCAACCGATCATCTGCGACACCGGCGAGATCGACGACGAGGCGATGCTCACCTACTACGGCTGCGCGCCGGCCGACTGGGAGGAGGCGTCGAGCGAGAGGCGCTTTGTCGAGTTGATTGATGGGAGGATTCTCGTGCACTCACCGGCGGGACTGGGGCATCAGCGGCTCTTTGATTTCTGCTACCGGCTCCTGGGTGGATACGTCGAGGCCAAGAACCTCGGCGAAGTGCTCGCCGGCCCGTTCACTATGGAACTCGCGCTCGAACGCAAGTTCGAACCCGACATCATCTTCGTCTCCAACAAAACCCGCGCGAACCTCACCGACGACCGCCTGCTCGGCCCCGCCGACCTGGCCATCGAGATCGCCTCCCCCAGCACCCGCGCCTATGACCGCACTGAAAAACGCGAGTGCTACCGCGTCGGCGGCGTGCGCGAATACTGGATGATCGACCCGATCGACCGCAAGGTGACGCTCGACCGCCCGGCGGGCGTACAGCTCGCGGAACTCGGCGCCGGGTGCGTAGAATCCGCCACATGCCCTGGCTTCCGGATTCAAGCCGAGTGGTTGTGGGCTGATCCGCTCCCTTCGGTGCAGGCGTGCCTGGCCCAGTTACTCGCCGGATAGGCCCGCGCCGGCGCTCCCAAAAAAGCAGTTCGCATGCGTTCCCAAACCCAGCGCTGGCTCCTCTCCCTCCTCATCCTCTCCATCTGCCTCAGCGGACTGCTCGGTATCCTCGTCCTCCTTACCGGCGGGCGAAGCTGGTTCGAGGTGCGCATTCTGCTGACGACCGCGGCGATCGGGGCGGCGTCGATCGTCGGACTGGCGGCGGCGGCGGTGCATGAGGCCCGTCGCTGGACGCCGCTCGGGGCCGTTGGAATGGGGGCGACGGGCGTGGCGCTCGCGATGACGCTCATCGTCATCTGGGTTGACTCGCTCATCGACGTGGAGGCTTACACCAAGACCTGGGCCTGCGCCATCATCGCGTCGATCGGGCTCACGCACGTCGGACTGCTCGCCCTGGCGCGGCTGCGGCGGCAATTCGAGTTCGCCCGTGGCGTCACGATCCTGGCCATCGTCACGCTCGCGCTGCAAATCGCGTTTCTGATCGTGACCGAGACGGACGCCGGCGACTTCTGGGCCCGCCTCATCGGCGTCAACGCGATCATCGACGTCTGCGGCACGATCGCCGTGCCGATCCTGCACCGCATCTCCGACATTTCAAAGCGCGAGGCAATCGTCACGACCGCGCTCGCCGTGCAGCTCACGTGTCCACGTTGCGGTCGGCCGCAGCAGGTGGCGGTCGGCGGGGCGCGCTGCGGCGGCTGCGGCCTCGGTATCAAGATCGAGATTGAGGAAGAGCATTGCCCGAGCTGCGGCTACCCGCTTTACCAACTCACGTCGGCGGCCTGCCCGGAGTGCGGCGCACCGATAGCGCCGCCGCGTCCCGCGGGAACCTGAATCAGCGTGATCGAGTTGACGCCACATTTCAGAACGCGAGACGCCAGCGAGCGTCCACCGCGACGTGCGCTCGCTCGCGTTTCGCGTTCCGACGGCGGCACGCAACTGCGCAAATCCGGGCTCATTCCGCGGAGTAGAACCGGCGCGCGTTACCCCCGAAGCACTTTCCTGTCGGCGACGCTCCTGGGCGCGCTGCTTGCCGGCTGCTCGCGCTCCGGCGGCCCGTTCTTCTCGCCGCGCTACGCGAATCGGCAGGCGCAGCTCCATGCCATCGCCCTCGCGCCGCCGGCGATGCAGATCGAGTCTCTCCACAGCGGCGGGCTGCGCGAGCCGCGGCCCGATCTGGAGAACGATGTTCGCGCTCGCCTGATCGCAGAATTGACCGATCTTCTGCGGCGGAGCGGGCGTGAGATTGCCGCCGCGCCCGCCGACGCCCCGACGAACTCGTCAACCTCACCGGCTGCGCCGCGCCTGGCGGCCGAGGCCGACGCGCGAGCTCTGCTGGCCGCTGTACACGAGGCCATCGTGACTCACCACGTCCGCTACCGGCATCGCCGCGAGCTGGACTACGCCGTCGGGGACGCCGCGCGGACGCTCTGCGACGCCGAGTTCGACGCAGCCCTGGTCGCGTCTCTGCAGGCCGCTGTGCCGACCGGCGGGCGCTCGGCGCTCCAGGCGGCCGGCCTGGCGATGAGCGCCGTCACGCAGTCGTTCGTCTACGTTCCCACGCACGAAGCGGCGCTCACGCTGATGCTTATCGACGCCGACGGCGAGGTGCTCTGGTTCGGATTCGCCGCCGGCGCCGTGGATGTCCTTAGCGACAGCGGCCTGCGGCGGCTGGTGCGTGCGGCCGGGCGGCGGCTGCTGCACGAGGAGAAGTAGCGCATGCGCCCGAGCCACGCGATGCTGATCGTTCTGCTGTTGCTTCCCTCCGCGTGCGCTCGCCGCCTCGCTCCGATCGAAGCCGGCCGCGCGTTCGAGCCCGACCAGCGCGAACAGCGGCTGTGGGAGGCGACGCGTCGGATGTCCGCCGAGCTGGCTGCCGGCGGCGTGCGCTGTCGCGACGACGCGCTGGAGCGATACGTGCAGGCCGTGCTGGACAAGCTGATCGAAGAGGATGCCGCCGCCTTCGCCCCGCTCACGCCGCGCGTCCTGATTCTGGACTGCGACATCCCCAACGCCTTTTCCCTGCCGCACGGCGACATCTACGTTCATACCGGCATCCTCGCGCGACTGCGAAACGAAGCCCAGCTCGCGATGTTGCTCGGCCACGAGCTGACCCATGCCACGCACCGCCACGTGCACGCCTGGCGCGAGGACGCCTATCTCCGCACCGGCGCCGGGGCGTACGTGTCCGTCCTGTCGTCGCCGGCCGGGTATTACTCGAACGCCATTGGCGCGCTCAGCCAGGTGCTCACGCTGGCGGCGGTCAGCGGCTTCTCGCGTGAAAACGAAGCGGAAGCCGACCGCGTCGGC contains:
- a CDS encoding PrkA AAA domain protein; translation: MAGHESILAIMDRHLDTSKFRQQHWEGTFFQYLDMVLADPRMARNAFQRVYDMILSFGTKKYSHLKQEYTHYKFFDDPIDHGKDGIFGLDPAIMRLVDFFKSAAQGYGTDRRILLLHGPVGSSKSTIVRLLKKGIEHYSQTDDGALYSFSWKITNEDGHEEVFPCPMHEEPLKLIPRRARKDVLSKVNAELPEDKQIRIEGDLDPFCRKMFEDLLLKYNGDWRKVLEHISVRRLLLSEKDRIGIGTFQPKDEKNQDSTELTGDINYRKIALYGSDSDPRAFNFDGELNIANRGVCEFIEVLKLDVAFLYDLLGASQEHTIKPKKFAQTDIDEVIIGHTNEPEYKKLQSNELMEAFRDRTIKIDVPYNIRLSDEVKIYDKDFNKEKVKGIHIAPHTVEVAAMWAVLTRLDEPKKAGLTLMQKLKLYDGRSIPGFTEDSIKELREEAPREGMQGISPRYIQDKISNSLVSEQTQTDKCINPFMVMNELETGLSHHSLITDEELKKKYKELLSVVREEYEDILKGEVQRAISADEDAITRLAANYIESVRAYTQHEKVRNKFTGREEPPDERLMRSIEEKIDIPDSRKDDFRQEIMNYIGALSLDGKKFEYHTNARLHKALELKLFEDSRDTIKLKNVVSGVIDDETQAKIDVVKQRLIKFFGYNETSATDVLNYVASIFARGDTKEGR
- a CDS encoding Double zinc ribbon, which gives rise to MRSQTQRWLLSLLILSICLSGLLGILVLLTGGRSWFEVRILLTTAAIGAASIVGLAAAAVHEARRWTPLGAVGMGATGVALAMTLIVIWVDSLIDVEAYTKTWACAIIASIGLTHVGLLALARLRRQFEFARGVTILAIVTLALQIAFLIVTETDAGDFWARLIGVNAIIDVCGTIAVPILHRISDISKREAIVTTALAVQLTCPRCGRPQQVAVGGARCGGCGLGIKIEIEEEHCPSCGYPLYQLTSAACPECGAPIAPPRPAGT
- the yfgC gene encoding TPR repeat-containing protein YfgC precursor, whose protein sequence is MRPSHAMLIVLLLLPSACARRLAPIEAGRAFEPDQREQRLWEATRRMSAELAAGGVRCRDDALERYVQAVLDKLIEEDAAAFAPLTPRVLILDCDIPNAFSLPHGDIYVHTGILARLRNEAQLAMLLGHELTHATHRHVHAWREDAYLRTGAGAYVSVLSSPAGYYSNAIGALSQVLTLAAVSGFSRENEAEADRVGMQRMAFAGYDPREAPRLFERMLEAADSKGRRWNFLYATHPRMKARVASCQRLLANVARSGPATVGEAEYLSAAGELIYAEVRRHLAIGRFDLALQTAQFLCEKSASARAYALLGDVFRERGAAGDGAAAEASYLQALQLDGEAAEVHRGLGLLALRRGDRPVARAHLARYLQSCPDAPDAALIRSEMERIGGDE